In Spinacia oleracea cultivar Varoflay chromosome 5, BTI_SOV_V1, whole genome shotgun sequence, a single window of DNA contains:
- the LOC130461551 gene encoding uncharacterized protein, whose protein sequence is MNPDDDASKLVDFQKIMNFSSEFETVLKEVMFISESDKNDERLNNFADNVEVHFAVRKKREMLANARQLILRCDFTVPEEFSSKGPKFINNTYNDCAVNLLFSSERCIVSLAACQLMKLVHQTLQRGTGLSTPLNTSSTRQMKSAEVLAEYLKNFRADNIVNNAEFIRESIVPEAGPWTILGQVLKRARDPVITPGAQKQLSYYFLNAFDNWGGFKTNPLYAILHEVIYCQGVPS, encoded by the exons ATGAATCCAGATGATGATGCTTCAAAGTTAGTTGATTTTCAGAAGATCATGAACTTTTCTTCTGAATTTGAGACTGTTTTAAAGGAGGTTATGTTCATTTCTGAATCTGATAAGAATGATGAAAGATTAAACAACTTTGCTGATAACGTGGAGGTGCACTTTGCTGTgaggaaaaagagagaaatgCTGGCAAATGCTAGACAGTTGATTCTACGATGTGACTTTACTGTTCCAGAA GAGTTTAGCAGCAAAGGACCTAAGTTCATAAATAACACATACAATGATTGTGCTGTCAATTTGCTTTTTTCGTCAGAGAGGTGTATAGTGTCCCTTGCTGCTTGTCAGTTGATGAAGTTGGTGCATCAAACACTTCAA CGTGGAACAGGCTTGTCAACTCCCCTGAACACATCTTCTACGCGGCAAATGAAATCTGCAGAAGTTCTGGCTGAATATTTGAAAAATTTCCGTGCAGACAACATTGTGAACAATGCTGAATTCATTAGAGAGAGCATTGTTCCAGAAGCTGGGCCTTGGACTATCTTGGGTCAGGT GCTTAAGAGAGCCCGGGATCCTGTTATAACTCCAGGTGCACAAAAGCAACTCAGTTATTACTTTCTGAATGCA TTTGATAATTGGGGGGGTTTCAAAACGAACCCACTATATGCGATACTTCATGAGGTGATTTACTGCCAA GGTGTTCCATCTTAG